A region of the Lachancea thermotolerans CBS 6340 chromosome E complete sequence genome:
TCTCTGGCCTCTTGCTCAAGCTGCTCTAGAGTCTTTTTTGGCATCCTCACGCTTTCAGTGGGCACTCAAAATAAGACTTCCTCACGCCTGTGCGAACTTTAGAACAGGAAAAGCTAACAAGAATCAGATCTTAGCTTTTGCAAAACGCTGGTCATGCAAAGGAAGTAACACCCGACGCTCCCAAGCAACACTATCTGGGGTTTCGGTCATCTCATCTCGCTAAAGCTGGATTTCCTGCCCAGcccaaaaattttagcAACTCTTGTCTCACGTGACTATAAATCAGCGTAGACAGCTTAGTTCAGTTACTCGCACTCAACGAGCATCACACAATTAGAAGCGACGGCTCCAATCAGTCAAGACCGAGTACCTTCAAATTGATAGCCGAACAATTGTTTTACGGTACGTGTACAATTGTTTTACATTAGACACAGTATATATGTGGAATCTGGAAGAtggttccaaagaaaactgaCATGCCAAAAGAACACACAGATTAGATGAAAGTCTCGTATGGAACTGGAGCCAAGGTCTTTGGAATGTTACCTTCGGTGGAAACAACACGGGAACCTCTTGGTTGAGCAGGCTGTCTCTTCAATTGAACAGCAACACCCTGGGCCTTAGCCTCACGACGCTTAGCGGCGTTAGACTTGACTCTGTCCAAGAACTCTTGTCTACACTTGGAGTGCTTGATGTGCTCGACTCTCAAGCTGACTCTCTTCTCGATGTATCTGTTACCAACAaccttgttgatgatgacaCCGACGGCAGACTTGGTAACGTTGTAGACAACACCAGTCTTACCTTGGTAGAACTTGTGAGGCATACCCTTTTGGATGGAACCGTTAGCCTTGATGTCAACAATGTCGCCAACTTTGTAGACCTTCAGATAGGTGGACAATGGAATTGCACCATGCTTTCTGAAGTCACGTTGGAACATGTAACGAGTACGAGATCTGTAACCGTGACTGCAAAGGAGTTAGTATTGAGCCGGCTTATAGCGCCGAGATGTGTGGGCCTGCGCCAAACCGAGCTGGACCTTGTTGAAAATTGGAAAAACTCGTGGTCTTCGAATGCCTATTACTTCTTGGTGCCCCTCTCATTGTTTCTGTGCGTTCCAGCTGTGTTCACCACAGCTTGACTAGCGTCCGCTATTGGTTTTATGGCAGATATTGAAATTCAATATTTTCGCTTCGCTCAGTGCTTATTTCCTATGCTTCATCGGCACAAAAGATTTAGCACTGCTCCCACTCTCGCGCATTCAAATATCATTATATGACATACGATTTACccatttttgcttgttgacCTTCTTGCTGACTGTTCCTGAGTACTGGGTAGTGCTGATTCTAAAAGTTTtattgaatttttcaaactgcTCCACTACGCGCTCACTGCCTACAGTACCCAGCACTTCCTGGGACTCCACCGGGAATTGCCAGCAGAGTCCCCACCAGCAGAGCCATCGGTAGCAGTACCGCAGCGGGGGGAGTGCTAGGCAGGGCTAGGCGGGAGGCCAGGGGGGCTAGCCTGAGAGCTAGGCAGAGGGCCACGTTCCACAGGCAGGGTGTCCCTCCGCAGCAGTGCGCTCTGGGCCCAATCACACCGCAGGACGCTGGGGGACATTGGCCAGTAACATGGCTCCTAGACACGGACGGGGGGATTTCCGAATTTGTGAGCCCACTCAAAAGCGCGCGAacgcaaaaacaaaatacGTAATTTTCCAGAGtgaaaaaacaaagttAGCGAATGTATGGGTGTAACAGTCAAATGTCAAAGCTCCAATGTGGAGCTCTGATAGTCGAGCAGTTG
Encoded here:
- the RPL21A gene encoding 60S ribosomal protein eL21 (highly similar to uniprot|Q02753 Saccharomyces cerevisiae YBR191W) codes for the protein MFQRDFRKHGAIPLSTYLKVYKVGDIVDIKANGSIQKGMPHKFYQGKTGVVYNVTKSAVGVIINKVVGNRYIEKRVSLRVEHIKHSKCRQEFLDRVKSNAAKRREAKAQGVAVQLKRQPAQPRGSRVVSTEGNIPKTLAPVPYETFI